One Moorella sp. E308F genomic region harbors:
- a CDS encoding IclR family transcriptional regulator translates to MPQNEGYVLSLEKGLKILAALAAAGEGIGLSDLSRRLGLNKSTVYRMLTTLKAYGYVDQEPTTGKYILGLKILELSGSLLDRLDVRAVAHPYLKELAARSQEVAHMVVKDGDEAVYIDKVEGNRTIRMYSQIGRRVALHSTAVGKAILAFLPPEEVEKIIARRDLPRFTSRTITTMAALQAELARVRERGYSIDDGENEEGIRCVGAPIFDYRGQVVAALSISGPTLHVTLERVPELGRLVRQAGGEISRRLGYRQE, encoded by the coding sequence TTGCCCCAAAATGAAGGTTACGTCCTGTCCCTGGAGAAGGGTCTTAAAATATTAGCAGCACTGGCAGCGGCCGGTGAAGGTATAGGTTTGAGCGACCTCAGCCGTCGGCTGGGCCTTAATAAAAGTACCGTCTATCGCATGTTAACTACCCTTAAGGCTTATGGCTATGTTGATCAGGAACCGACGACAGGGAAATACATCCTTGGATTAAAAATCTTGGAACTTAGTGGCAGCCTGCTGGACCGGCTCGATGTCCGGGCCGTTGCCCATCCGTATCTCAAGGAACTGGCGGCCAGGAGCCAGGAAGTGGCGCATATGGTTGTAAAGGATGGTGATGAAGCCGTCTATATTGATAAGGTAGAAGGCAATCGTACCATCCGTATGTATTCCCAGATTGGCCGCCGGGTGGCTCTCCATTCGACGGCTGTAGGTAAGGCTATACTGGCTTTCCTCCCGCCTGAGGAAGTAGAAAAGATAATTGCCCGCAGGGATTTGCCCCGGTTTACCTCCCGGACGATTACCACCATGGCAGCTTTGCAGGCAGAACTGGCCCGGGTACGGGAACGCGGTTACTCTATAGATGATGGCGAAAATGAAGAAGGTATTCGCTGCGTCGGCGCGCCCATTTTTGATTACCGAGGGCAGGTAGTAGCAGCACTTAGTATTTCCGGCCCGACCCTGCACGTTACCCTGGAGCGAGTACCCGAGCTTGGCAGGCTTGTACGTCAGGCTGGCGGGGAAATATCGCGTCGGCTCGGTTACAGGCAGGAGTAG
- a CDS encoding type II toxin-antitoxin system VapC family toxin gives MSGNYLLDTNIVIALFAGEPSIIEKLDMENKVFIPAIVLGELYFGALKSRKVENNILLIDSLAAESMILACDKNTAKYYGRIKNNLKKKGKPIPENDIWIAAVALQHNLILVSRDTHFKEIDDLTMETW, from the coding sequence GTGAGTGGTAATTATCTATTGGACACTAATATAGTTATCGCCCTTTTTGCTGGTGAACCTTCAATTATAGAAAAGCTGGATATGGAAAATAAGGTATTCATTCCTGCTATAGTGTTAGGTGAACTTTATTTTGGCGCTTTAAAATCCAGAAAGGTTGAAAATAACATTTTGCTTATAGATTCCCTTGCCGCTGAGAGTATGATCCTTGCTTGTGATAAGAATACTGCCAAGTATTACGGTAGAATTAAGAATAATTTGAAGAAAAAAGGGAAACCCATTCCTGAGAACGACATTTGGATTGCAGCGGTGGCTTTACAACACAATTTAATTTTAGTTAGTCGCGATACTCATTTCAAGGAAATTGATGATTTAACCATGGAAACCTGGTAG
- a CDS encoding Bug family tripartite tricarboxylate transporter substrate binding protein, with translation MKKQVIAAMLAIVVSAATLLGGCASGKGAEAKFPTKPITFIVPYPPGGSSDLTARALEKVAQKYLGHPLVIVNKPGGSTIPGLNEIVESKPDGYTVGTANNGLVQFPVTQELKYNFVTALEPIAQVASAPFVLVVRPDLPWKSIEDFAKYAKEHPGEIKYGTGARGSSTHWELQKLARDVGTRIEAVPMSGAGEIIPALLGGHIHAAVLAPADCKQHVQAGRLRALGVFSDKRIEYDPVFKDVPTFKEAGYNIVSVVWQGVGAPLGLSQDVKDVLVRAFKDMIIDPSTKEEMSKIGMQIDYLGPDDFKKKWVAEQEEYKRVLEETGILEQLKQEYKSEKK, from the coding sequence ATGAAGAAGCAGGTTATTGCTGCAATGCTAGCTATCGTTGTGAGTGCGGCGACTTTATTAGGTGGATGCGCGTCTGGTAAAGGCGCGGAAGCAAAATTTCCCACTAAGCCGATAACCTTTATCGTACCCTATCCTCCTGGTGGAAGTTCGGATTTAACAGCCCGAGCGCTCGAAAAGGTTGCACAAAAGTACTTAGGACACCCTTTGGTAATTGTTAACAAGCCCGGCGGAAGTACCATCCCAGGCTTGAATGAAATTGTAGAGTCTAAACCTGATGGGTACACAGTTGGTACAGCGAATAACGGACTGGTCCAGTTCCCAGTAACTCAGGAGCTAAAATATAATTTTGTAACCGCTCTAGAACCGATAGCACAGGTTGCTTCTGCTCCGTTTGTCTTAGTGGTAAGGCCTGATTTACCGTGGAAGAGTATTGAGGATTTTGCCAAGTACGCGAAGGAACACCCAGGTGAGATAAAGTACGGTACGGGTGCTAGAGGCAGTAGTACGCATTGGGAATTGCAAAAACTTGCTAGGGATGTCGGGACCCGGATAGAAGCTGTACCTATGTCCGGGGCGGGGGAAATTATCCCGGCCCTGCTGGGGGGGCACATACATGCTGCAGTTTTGGCGCCGGCCGACTGCAAGCAGCATGTGCAAGCGGGAAGGCTAAGAGCCTTAGGGGTATTTAGTGATAAGCGAATCGAGTATGACCCTGTATTTAAAGACGTTCCTACGTTCAAGGAGGCGGGTTACAATATCGTTAGCGTGGTCTGGCAAGGAGTAGGCGCTCCGCTCGGTCTGTCTCAAGATGTAAAAGATGTGCTGGTTCGGGCCTTTAAGGATATGATAATTGATCCGAGTACGAAGGAAGAGATGAGTAAAATTGGCATGCAGATTGACTACTTGGGACCAGACGACTTCAAGAAGAAGTGGGTTGCCGAACAGGAAGAGTACAAAAGAGTCTTAGAGGAAACAGGCATTCTGGAGCAGCTTAAACAGGAGTATAAATCTGAAAAGAAGTAG
- a CDS encoding mannitol dehydrogenase family protein translates to MPNLSREGIKNKKAWQNAGIELPEFDYDKVAAVTRENPVWIHFGAGNIFRGFIAMLQQRLLNMGKAQTGIVAVEAFDFEIIDKIYIPYDNLSLLVIMNPDGNLDKKVVGSISEGMVGDVSREHDWERLKEFFTKPSLQMVSFTITEKGYSLKNMSGEYFDEVLKDMHDGPGQPRHIISKVASLAYTRYKSGELPIAFVSMDNYAHNGEKLHESVETIVKKWVENGLVESGFLTYINDESKVSFPWTMIDKIVPRPSEAVKASLLATGFEGMEIMCTKKNTYIAPFVNAERPQYLVIEDNFPNGRLPLELAGVLFTDRQTVDRAEKMKVCTCLNPLHTALAVFGCLLGYNLIADEMKDSQLKKLVEKIGYEEGLPVVINPGILSPEAFIREVIEQRLPNPFIPDTPQRIVTDTSQKIGIRFGETIKAYRDREDLDPASLTYIPLTIAGWCRYLLGLDDKGQEMPLSPDPMLNVLKSHLSRVRLGNTGTVGDSLKPILVNKNIFGLNLYEVGLGEKIEGYFKEMVSGPNAVRNILQKYLG, encoded by the coding sequence TTGCCTAACTTGAGCAGAGAGGGTATAAAAAATAAAAAAGCCTGGCAAAATGCAGGAATTGAACTACCGGAATTCGATTACGACAAAGTTGCGGCGGTTACCAGGGAAAACCCGGTATGGATACACTTTGGTGCCGGTAATATATTTAGAGGATTTATTGCCATGCTGCAGCAAAGGCTTCTCAATATGGGAAAGGCCCAAACGGGAATTGTGGCAGTGGAAGCATTTGATTTCGAAATCATCGATAAGATTTATATCCCGTATGATAACTTGAGCTTGCTTGTGATCATGAACCCCGACGGAAACCTGGATAAAAAAGTCGTTGGCAGTATAAGCGAAGGGATGGTCGGAGATGTTTCACGAGAACATGATTGGGAACGGTTAAAAGAATTTTTTACAAAACCTTCTCTGCAGATGGTTAGTTTTACCATTACGGAAAAGGGATATAGCCTAAAAAATATGTCAGGAGAATACTTTGATGAAGTATTAAAGGATATGCATGACGGGCCTGGACAACCCAGGCATATCATATCTAAAGTTGCTTCACTGGCCTATACAAGATACAAAAGCGGCGAACTGCCCATTGCTTTTGTAAGTATGGATAACTATGCCCATAACGGGGAAAAGCTTCATGAATCCGTTGAAACAATTGTCAAAAAATGGGTGGAAAATGGGCTGGTAGAGAGTGGTTTTTTAACATATATCAACGATGAAAGCAAAGTAAGCTTCCCCTGGACCATGATTGACAAGATTGTGCCCAGACCTTCTGAGGCTGTTAAGGCCTCATTGCTTGCCACAGGTTTTGAAGGCATGGAAATCATGTGTACCAAGAAAAATACCTATATTGCGCCTTTCGTTAATGCCGAAAGACCCCAGTACCTGGTTATTGAGGATAACTTCCCCAATGGGCGCCTGCCTCTTGAATTAGCGGGGGTGCTGTTTACCGATAGGCAGACGGTAGATAGGGCCGAAAAAATGAAGGTCTGTACATGCCTGAATCCTCTGCATACGGCACTGGCGGTATTTGGATGTCTACTGGGATATAATCTTATAGCGGACGAAATGAAGGACAGCCAATTAAAGAAGCTGGTAGAGAAGATAGGGTATGAAGAAGGTCTCCCTGTTGTTATAAATCCGGGTATATTAAGTCCCGAGGCTTTTATACGAGAAGTCATAGAACAAAGGTTGCCCAATCCCTTTATACCTGATACACCGCAAAGAATAGTTACAGATACTTCCCAAAAGATTGGTATAAGATTCGGTGAAACCATCAAAGCCTATCGTGATAGAGAGGATCTGGATCCAGCAAGTCTTACCTATATTCCTCTGACAATTGCGGGTTGGTGCAGGTATCTTTTGGGCCTGGATGATAAGGGTCAAGAAATGCCGCTGAGCCCCGACCCTATGCTAAATGTACTAAAGTCGCACCTATCAAGAGTTAGACTGGGTAATACAGGAACTGTAGGCGATAGCTTGAAGCCTATTTTGGTAAATAAAAACATTTTTGGTTTAAACCTTTATGAAGTAGGGTTGGGAGAAAAAATTGAGGGTTATTTCAAGGAAATGGTGTCCGGACCTAATGCTGTAAGGAATATATTACAAAAGTATTTAGGGTAA
- a CDS encoding glucuronate isomerase: protein MVVVNQDTLAAVVTKEVERVQVTDIHTHLYPPDFGDMFLYGIDELLTYHYLIAEFFRYTTMDYEEFFSLPKMQQAELIFQTLFIKHSPISEAQRGVLTVLKGLGLDVNKRDLQAFREQSSIIPVTEYVNRIFALAGVKEVIMTNDPFDATERQWWEKVGNKDPRFKAALRLDPLLNDYEKNHRELIKLGYRVDRCLDENTINEIKLFLKDWVKKINAVYMAVSLPPDFTVPEDSYRSRILEKCVLPICREVKIPLALMIGVKRLVNPYLGLAADSVGKADIRSIEYLCRTYPKNKFLVTMLSKENQHELVVTARKFRNLMVFGCWWFLNNPDMVKEITSMRLDTLGLSFIPQHSDARVLEHLIYKWVHFRKIIADILTKKYQLLLENGWRITEEEIKRDIEDLFSNNFWNFIGRNI, encoded by the coding sequence ATGGTAGTTGTCAATCAAGATACTTTAGCAGCAGTAGTTACAAAGGAAGTTGAGCGGGTTCAAGTAACCGACATTCATACTCATCTTTATCCTCCTGATTTTGGAGATATGTTCTTATATGGCATAGATGAGCTGTTAACGTATCACTACTTAATTGCCGAGTTTTTCCGCTATACCACGATGGATTATGAAGAATTCTTTAGCCTGCCCAAGATGCAGCAAGCTGAACTGATTTTTCAAACCTTATTTATTAAACACTCGCCCATAAGCGAGGCCCAGCGGGGCGTATTAACGGTTTTGAAGGGACTGGGGCTGGATGTAAACAAAAGGGATTTACAGGCCTTCAGGGAGCAGAGCAGTATAATTCCGGTAACTGAATATGTGAACAGAATTTTTGCGTTGGCCGGAGTAAAAGAAGTAATCATGACTAATGACCCTTTCGATGCTACTGAAAGACAATGGTGGGAAAAGGTCGGTAATAAGGATCCCAGATTTAAAGCCGCTTTAAGGCTCGATCCGCTGCTTAATGACTATGAAAAAAATCACAGGGAATTAATCAAGTTGGGTTACCGGGTAGACAGGTGCCTGGATGAGAATACGATAAACGAAATTAAACTTTTCCTCAAAGATTGGGTGAAAAAAATTAACGCTGTCTATATGGCAGTTTCCTTACCGCCAGATTTTACGGTTCCGGAGGATTCTTACCGCTCGAGAATACTGGAAAAATGTGTTCTCCCAATCTGCAGGGAAGTAAAAATACCCCTGGCTTTGATGATCGGGGTAAAAAGATTGGTAAATCCTTATTTGGGCCTGGCAGCGGATTCCGTGGGCAAAGCGGATATTAGGTCAATTGAATACCTGTGCAGGACTTATCCTAAAAATAAATTTTTAGTAACCATGCTTTCCAAAGAAAACCAGCACGAGCTTGTAGTGACTGCAAGGAAGTTCAGGAATTTAATGGTATTTGGATGCTGGTGGTTTTTAAATAATCCTGACATGGTTAAAGAGATTACCAGCATGCGGTTGGACACCCTTGGACTGTCTTTTATTCCCCAGCACTCAGACGCTCGTGTACTGGAACATCTAATCTATAAATGGGTACATTTCAGGAAAATTATAGCCGATATCCTGACTAAAAAATACCAGCTTCTTTTGGAAAACGGTTGGCGGATTACTGAAGAAGAAATCAAAAGGGATATAGAGGATCTTTTCAGCAATAATTTCTGGAATTTTATCGGGCGAAATATTTAA
- a CDS encoding tripartite tricarboxylate transporter permease, with protein sequence MTIFEMLLQGLLHSLTPVNILAATVGVLLGTLAGVLPGIGISGTIALLLPLSYGMDPLTAVILVGGIYYGSQYGGSTTSILLNIPGEPTSLITCMEGHAMAKKGRAGAALGIAAIGSFIGGTLGIIALTFFAPPLADLAVRFGSPEYFALALLGLVTLANVTGGSPLKSGLMVMVGIMLGTVGFDPVFAAKRFTFGVTDLERGIDFIVFAMGAFGIAEVLLTVSEGWTAKEIAKVKFREVYPNRQELKRSKGSIFRGSVLGFLISLIPGPSTFLATLASYAVEKKVSKYKDEFGKGAIEGVAGPETANNAGIYAQLVPALALGIPFSPAFALLLSALMIHGVTPGPLMMKLHPDVFWGLIGSMYVANVLLLIFNLPLIPLWASMLKVRAEFLMAIITVVTYVGAFALNNSIFDLWLLVIFGILGYLMKLANYDAAPVTVGLFLGPLVERCLVQSMVMFNGNFMLIFTRPLAGTMIIIAILICLVRIVVWAIRRIRSSRENSTTNPADTVTLS encoded by the coding sequence ATGACAATCTTTGAGATGCTTCTTCAAGGTCTTCTCCATTCTCTCACTCCTGTCAACATACTAGCAGCCACCGTAGGGGTATTGCTGGGAACATTAGCCGGAGTATTGCCTGGTATTGGGATATCCGGCACCATAGCCCTTTTGTTGCCTCTATCATATGGTATGGATCCTCTTACGGCTGTAATTCTGGTTGGAGGTATCTACTATGGTTCTCAGTACGGTGGTTCAACTACCTCCATCCTCCTTAATATACCTGGTGAACCCACGTCTCTAATTACTTGCATGGAAGGCCATGCTATGGCTAAGAAGGGACGAGCGGGTGCTGCACTAGGTATTGCAGCAATTGGCTCTTTTATCGGGGGTACTTTAGGCATAATTGCTCTCACCTTTTTTGCACCACCATTAGCAGACTTGGCAGTAAGGTTTGGATCTCCGGAGTATTTTGCTTTGGCGCTTTTAGGCTTAGTTACACTCGCCAATGTCACAGGTGGCTCGCCTTTAAAGTCAGGACTCATGGTTATGGTAGGAATAATGCTAGGGACAGTAGGGTTTGATCCGGTATTCGCTGCCAAGCGATTTACCTTTGGTGTTACAGATTTGGAGAGAGGTATAGACTTTATAGTGTTTGCAATGGGTGCTTTTGGCATCGCGGAAGTGTTGTTGACAGTTAGCGAAGGATGGACAGCAAAAGAGATTGCCAAAGTCAAGTTTCGCGAAGTGTATCCAAACCGGCAGGAGCTGAAGCGTTCAAAGGGGTCCATCTTTCGGGGCTCAGTGTTGGGATTCTTGATAAGCCTTATTCCAGGGCCTTCTACATTTCTTGCGACCCTTGCATCTTATGCTGTGGAGAAGAAGGTCAGCAAGTATAAAGACGAGTTTGGAAAGGGTGCTATCGAGGGTGTTGCGGGCCCAGAAACTGCCAATAATGCTGGTATATACGCACAGCTAGTGCCTGCACTTGCACTGGGCATACCTTTTTCCCCTGCATTTGCCTTGCTGCTGAGTGCTCTTATGATCCACGGCGTTACACCTGGTCCCCTAATGATGAAGCTACATCCAGACGTATTTTGGGGTCTCATAGGGAGTATGTACGTAGCTAATGTCTTGCTACTCATTTTTAATTTGCCGCTTATACCATTGTGGGCTTCAATGCTGAAAGTTAGGGCTGAGTTTCTCATGGCTATTATAACTGTAGTTACTTATGTGGGGGCCTTCGCGTTGAATAACAGTATTTTCGACCTGTGGTTACTAGTAATATTCGGTATACTAGGCTACTTAATGAAGCTGGCGAATTACGATGCGGCGCCAGTCACAGTGGGATTATTCCTGGGGCCATTAGTAGAGCGATGCTTAGTCCAGAGTATGGTTATGTTCAATGGCAACTTCATGCTTATTTTCACTCGCCCATTAGCGGGCACGATGATTATCATCGCTATCTTAATATGTCTAGTACGTATAGTAGTATGGGCAATCCGTCGAATCAGGTCGTCTAGGGAGAATAGCACTACAAACCCTGCCGACACTGTGACGTTAAGCTAA
- the sigK gene encoding RNA polymerase sporulation sigma factor SigK, translating to MEAGFIALVALSVLKGISLLLSYITNNAFPQPLSEEEEQKYLELWQQGDQKARNILIEHNLRLVAHITKKFENTGEDNDDLISIGTVGLIKAINTYNMNKGTKLATYAARCIENEILMHLRATKKTRSEVSLYDPIGTDKEGNEIALIDVLGSDQDIAEIVETSYERQRVMQKVNVLTPREKKVLAMRFGLFQGLRRTQRDIARKMGISRSYVSRIEKKAIQKLLKELSAEGCSK from the coding sequence ATGGAAGCCGGCTTTATTGCTTTGGTTGCCCTTTCTGTTTTGAAGGGCATTAGCCTCCTCCTGTCCTACATTACCAATAATGCCTTTCCCCAGCCATTAAGTGAGGAAGAAGAGCAAAAGTACCTGGAACTGTGGCAGCAGGGGGATCAGAAGGCCCGCAATATTTTAATTGAGCATAACCTGCGTCTGGTGGCCCACATAACGAAAAAATTTGAGAATACTGGTGAGGATAACGACGACTTGATTTCCATTGGTACCGTTGGCCTCATCAAAGCAATAAATACTTATAATATGAATAAAGGTACCAAGCTAGCCACCTATGCCGCCCGCTGCATTGAAAATGAAATTCTCATGCACTTGCGCGCCACGAAAAAGACCCGCAGCGAAGTTTCCCTTTATGACCCCATCGGTACTGATAAAGAAGGAAATGAAATCGCTTTGATTGATGTTTTGGGTTCAGATCAGGATATCGCGGAGATTGTGGAAACTTCTTACGAACGTCAACGGGTTATGCAAAAGGTAAATGTATTAACACCAAGGGAGAAGAAAGTCCTGGCCATGCGTTTCGGGCTATTCCAGGGCCTGCGGCGTACCCAGCGGGATATAGCTCGTAAAATGGGCATTTCTCGCTCCTATGTTTCTAGGATCGAGAAAAAGGCCATCCAGAAACTTTTGAAGGAGCTGTCTGCCGAAGGGTGCAGCAAGTAA
- the uxuA gene encoding mannonate dehydratase, producing MKMTFRWFGEGYDSISLEKIRQIPGKPGIVSAIYDVPVGEVWPVEKIKKLKDTVENAGLELEVIESVNVHEDIKLGLPSRDRYIENYMQTLRNLAKFGIKVVCYNFMPVFDWTRSDLAKVLPDGSTALSYEEKKVQKVDPDKIVEEVEANSNGFELPGWEPERLKTLKVLFEQYKNVDEEKLLENLGYFLRAIIPVAEEVDIKMAIHPDDPPWSIFGLPRIVKSKETLEKIMNLVDSPYNGITLCSGSLGANPDNDIPALIRYFGAKGRIHFGHVRNIKIHSPRNFDETSHLSSDGSLDMFEIMKAYHDINFQGYIRPDHGRMIWGEVGRPGYGLYDRALGIAYLNGLWEAIDKMKKRCSFD from the coding sequence ATGAAAATGACATTCAGATGGTTCGGAGAAGGTTATGACAGTATTTCTCTGGAAAAAATCAGGCAGATACCGGGAAAGCCCGGGATTGTAAGCGCCATTTACGATGTACCAGTAGGTGAAGTATGGCCAGTTGAAAAAATAAAGAAATTAAAGGACACAGTAGAGAATGCGGGACTGGAATTAGAGGTCATAGAAAGCGTTAATGTCCATGAGGATATCAAGCTTGGGCTTCCCAGCAGGGACCGTTATATTGAGAATTACATGCAGACCTTGAGAAATCTGGCGAAATTCGGTATTAAGGTCGTGTGCTACAACTTTATGCCTGTATTTGACTGGACGCGGTCAGATTTAGCGAAGGTTTTGCCGGATGGTTCCACTGCCCTGTCCTACGAAGAGAAAAAGGTACAGAAGGTGGATCCCGATAAGATAGTGGAAGAGGTGGAAGCTAACTCCAACGGTTTTGAACTCCCTGGCTGGGAGCCTGAACGGCTTAAAACATTAAAAGTGTTGTTTGAACAATACAAGAATGTGGATGAGGAAAAGCTTTTAGAAAACCTGGGGTATTTTTTAAGAGCAATTATTCCTGTGGCTGAAGAGGTCGATATAAAAATGGCTATTCATCCCGATGATCCGCCGTGGTCCATATTTGGCCTGCCCAGAATTGTAAAATCCAAAGAAACCTTAGAGAAGATCATGAACCTTGTGGATAGCCCCTACAACGGCATTACCCTGTGCAGTGGCAGCCTCGGGGCGAATCCGGACAACGATATTCCGGCACTTATACGCTATTTCGGGGCTAAAGGAAGGATACATTTCGGACATGTAAGGAATATAAAGATACATTCGCCCCGTAACTTTGACGAGACTTCCCATTTATCTTCGGACGGCTCTTTGGATATGTTTGAGATTATGAAGGCATACCATGATATTAATTTCCAGGGATATATCAGGCCGGACCACGGCAGGATGATCTGGGGAGAAGTAGGTAGACCTGGTTATGGCCTGTATGACAGGGCACTAGGAATCGCCTACCTGAACGGGCTGTGGGAAGCTATTGATAAAATGAAAAAGAGATGTTCTTTTGATTAG
- a CDS encoding sensor histidine kinase, whose amino-acid sequence MLRLVERESEAEKVMVRLEEAEKLITTLRSKHHDFVNHLQVILGLIQLKMDNDAADYIKGLSKDLIQIEKLVSLKRPEVAALISSKLASLSYLQASLDVNTSLAELSISADKLVSILGNLLDNAIYETSFYKDKWIKIRIDQEDNWFVFEITNPGTIAPEIRERIFEPGFTTKGQEGTGMGLFIVKNLVRECGGTISFDSRDDDIMTVFTVRLPKTPMEPRN is encoded by the coding sequence ATGCTTAGACTGGTTGAAAGGGAAAGTGAAGCCGAGAAGGTAATGGTAAGGTTAGAGGAAGCCGAAAAATTAATTACCACCTTGAGGTCTAAACATCATGATTTTGTTAACCATTTACAGGTAATCCTGGGGCTTATTCAATTGAAGATGGATAATGATGCTGCCGATTATATCAAAGGTCTATCAAAAGATCTTATTCAAATAGAAAAACTTGTTTCCTTAAAAAGGCCAGAAGTTGCCGCCCTTATTAGCAGCAAGCTGGCAAGTTTGAGTTATTTGCAGGCGTCGTTAGATGTGAATACTTCTTTGGCTGAATTGTCTATCTCTGCAGATAAGCTGGTAAGTATTCTTGGCAATTTGCTTGATAATGCTATTTATGAGACGAGCTTCTATAAAGATAAATGGATTAAGATAAGAATCGATCAGGAAGATAATTGGTTTGTTTTTGAAATAACCAACCCTGGTACTATTGCACCTGAGATCCGAGAAAGGATTTTTGAACCGGGATTTACCACCAAGGGACAGGAAGGAACGGGGATGGGTTTATTTATTGTTAAAAATCTGGTGAGGGAATGCGGTGGAACTATTTCCTTTGATTCACGTGATGATGATATAATGACAGTATTTACGGTCAGATTGCCAAAAACTCCTATGGAGCCTAGAAATTGA
- a CDS encoding uroporphyrinogen decarboxylase family protein, which produces MKQQMSSRERFLTALHRGQPDRVPWLEGYIHQSLADRIVGRRTILPQGWCISPDVYDILCLDAIVYDFLPPIFATMERHGDVLQVKEPLLKSKDDLKALKEFLPDPDKPEFYTSASELLAFARQRDLAAIAAVRLGVSNTYNSMGYDNFCYALYDDPEFILESMEIYGEWCIKVITHVNEMGFDAIWISEDIAFKWGPMFSPEQFRKYMLPHEKKVADYIALPKIYHTDGNPLLLLPDLLTLNINALANLEHGAVDIFKVKEEYGNKICLIGNIDLHYTLPEGTPEETVLETKEKIERVGKGGGYIIASSNGLTEYCKVENILALNGAILRYGWY; this is translated from the coding sequence ATGAAACAGCAGATGTCATCTAGGGAGCGCTTTCTAACTGCGTTACATAGGGGGCAGCCTGATCGAGTACCATGGTTAGAAGGCTATATTCATCAAAGTCTGGCTGATAGAATTGTTGGTCGCAGGACAATCCTACCTCAAGGTTGGTGCATTTCACCGGATGTATATGATATTCTTTGCCTTGACGCAATAGTTTATGATTTCCTGCCCCCTATTTTCGCAACTATGGAGCGTCATGGAGACGTACTACAAGTAAAAGAGCCTTTACTTAAGAGTAAAGACGATCTTAAAGCCTTGAAGGAATTTCTTCCTGACCCCGATAAGCCTGAGTTCTATACTAGTGCGAGCGAATTATTAGCCTTTGCTCGTCAAAGGGATCTGGCTGCAATCGCTGCAGTTCGGTTGGGAGTAAGCAATACGTACAACAGTATGGGCTACGATAATTTCTGCTACGCCTTATATGATGATCCCGAATTTATACTCGAAAGCATGGAAATATATGGCGAGTGGTGTATTAAAGTAATTACTCACGTTAATGAGATGGGGTTCGACGCTATCTGGATTTCGGAAGACATTGCCTTTAAATGGGGCCCAATGTTTTCACCGGAGCAATTTAGAAAGTACATGCTTCCTCACGAGAAAAAGGTAGCTGATTATATAGCCTTACCGAAGATTTATCATACAGACGGTAATCCCTTACTCTTGTTGCCCGATCTACTCACACTAAATATTAATGCGCTTGCGAATTTGGAGCATGGTGCAGTAGACATTTTTAAGGTGAAGGAGGAATATGGCAACAAAATATGTCTGATAGGTAATATTGATCTGCATTATACATTACCCGAGGGTACTCCGGAGGAAACGGTTTTGGAGACCAAGGAAAAGATAGAAAGGGTTGGCAAGGGAGGAGGATACATTATTGCAAGCTCCAATGGACTGACAGAATATTGTAAGGTCGAAAACATCTTGGCGTTGAATGGAGCAATACTTAGGTATGGATGGTACTAG
- a CDS encoding SDR family NAD(P)-dependent oxidoreductase has product MGWRYEWSIYKIWSSYKISRFCLNVCRSLRYRSLARELAEYNILVNAIAPGLIRTPFHNPEITPPQVFEKMASEILLKRAGTPEDIVGAAMFLASDYADYITGATIDVNGGLYMS; this is encoded by the coding sequence ATCGGGTGGCGATATGAATGGTCTATATACAAAATATGGTCCTCTTATAAAATCAGCCGATTTTGTCTCAACGTCTGTCGATCACTACGGTACCGCTCTCTGGCCCGGGAACTGGCGGAATATAATATACTGGTCAATGCCATTGCCCCTGGCCTGATCCGTACACCGTTTCATAACCCTGAGATTACTCCGCCGCAAGTATTTGAAAAAATGGCGTCAGAGATTTTGTTGAAACGTGCGGGAACTCCAGAAGATATAGTTGGGGCTGCTATGTTTTTGGCATCCGATTATGCCGATTATATTACCGGAGCAACCATAGATGTTAACGGTGGATTGTATATGAGCTAG